Proteins encoded in a region of the Clostridia bacterium genome:
- a CDS encoding family 20 glycosylhydrolase, which translates to MIKLFPEPLFLEKKSGHYIVNEKVYLHLDAEFDKKEFLDFCPVLWNNFTAKKSVLEIIFVPGLKGNACLSVDKDVHIPSFDSEYEYEISVDEKGVFMAFSESVGLIHAFLSMLQLLSPYRRKTNDFIIPFVCIKDKPALSFRGMHLCLFHDTSLTHIKKMVALCAFLKCSHICIETWGSLKLEVFPEFGWPDAATAEDLKEIVYLGRAMGVEFIPFMNHIGHSSQSRLVSGKHVVLDQNPEYEEWFTQGGWTWDVDNPEVIELHKKIRAELCEIFGEGDYFHIGCDEFADLYSPWAEKDVSDTEGFVRFLNRTAESVKNDIHRKPIMWGEMFLDKKDFDYPFCCNTNDTFTFDMDGLAEDMYVVDWQYNIEEAQDESVQYFLKNIPASRLILAPWSDMSKIHGRVNLAKKHNMLGIIGTTWGNTETSCGDMVFTACDMWEQGAEPYKQEYSLNGYRRSMICRFMRGILPSDGIYKTAGFKESEF; encoded by the coding sequence ATGATTAAATTGTTTCCTGAGCCTTTATTTCTGGAGAAAAAAAGCGGACACTATATCGTTAATGAAAAAGTATATCTGCATTTGGACGCAGAATTTGATAAAAAAGAGTTTTTAGACTTTTGCCCTGTACTCTGGAATAATTTTACTGCCAAAAAAAGTGTGCTCGAGATTATATTTGTACCCGGATTAAAAGGCAATGCGTGTCTATCTGTTGATAAGGACGTACATATACCTTCCTTTGATTCAGAATACGAATACGAAATTTCCGTTGATGAAAAAGGTGTTTTCATGGCGTTTAGCGAAAGCGTTGGTCTGATTCATGCATTTTTATCAATGTTACAGCTTTTGAGTCCGTACAGAAGAAAAACAAATGATTTTATTATTCCGTTTGTTTGCATCAAAGACAAGCCGGCTCTTTCTTTTCGTGGGATGCATCTATGCCTGTTTCACGATACATCTCTTACACACATTAAAAAAATGGTGGCACTTTGTGCTTTTTTAAAGTGCAGTCACATTTGTATTGAAACCTGGGGAAGTTTAAAACTGGAAGTGTTTCCTGAATTCGGGTGGCCGGATGCTGCGACTGCGGAAGATTTGAAAGAAATTGTTTATTTAGGACGTGCAATGGGGGTAGAATTTATCCCGTTTATGAATCACATCGGTCACTCCTCGCAATCGCGGCTCGTGTCCGGAAAGCATGTAGTTTTAGACCAGAATCCCGAATACGAGGAATGGTTTACACAGGGTGGATGGACATGGGATGTGGACAACCCGGAGGTTATCGAACTGCATAAAAAAATTCGAGCTGAACTGTGTGAAATTTTCGGAGAAGGGGATTATTTTCACATTGGTTGTGATGAGTTTGCGGATTTGTACAGTCCCTGGGCAGAAAAAGATGTTTCGGATACAGAAGGCTTTGTAAGATTTTTAAATCGCACCGCAGAATCTGTTAAAAACGACATTCACAGAAAACCGATTATGTGGGGCGAAATGTTTTTGGATAAAAAGGATTTTGATTATCCCTTCTGTTGCAACACCAATGACACATTTACTTTCGATATGGACGGTCTTGCGGAGGATATGTATGTAGTGGACTGGCAGTATAATATTGAAGAGGCTCAGGACGAATCTGTACAGTATTTCTTAAAGAACATTCCTGCCTCCAGACTGATTCTTGCGCCCTGGTCGGATATGTCCAAAATTCATGGCAGAGTTAATCTTGCGAAGAAACATAACATGCTCGGTATTATCGGCACAACCTGGGGAAATACCGAAACAAGTTGCGGCGACATGGTGTTTACAGCTTGTGACATGTGGGAACAAGGTGCAGAGCCGTACAAACAAGAATACTCATTAAACGGTTATCGCCGGAGCATGATTTGTCGCTTCATGCGGGGTATCTTGCCTTCGGACGGTATTTACAAAACGGCAGGATTCAAAGAAAGCGAATTTTAA
- a CDS encoding helix-turn-helix domain-containing protein, with product MEKYINTWKNSRENVLQQESHFLVDKEVWGPEDLPIPPIHNHIFTEIEFVAEGDCVQKVNGHTIPCKSGTIVFMLSRDVHEYLSFAKPTLLYSLCFADDMLPKEITDVLYAKNTAFTATFNSKECENVKQCFEKLLVEKENNEQYGKLLVQSIITEVLIKILRQTDNSDLKIGNAILRNALKYMRENFRHPITLIEVADFVHVTPQYFSKLFKTEINITFHEYLRNMRLDYSMMLLNTTNMSVTEICMDCGFNSSSNFTKIFKERFGVLPKDVHKK from the coding sequence ATGGAAAAATATATCAATACCTGGAAGAATAGTCGGGAAAATGTTTTACAGCAAGAAAGTCATTTTCTGGTTGATAAAGAGGTCTGGGGGCCCGAAGATTTGCCCATTCCGCCTATTCACAATCATATTTTTACAGAGATTGAGTTTGTGGCAGAAGGGGATTGCGTGCAGAAAGTAAACGGACATACCATTCCATGTAAAAGCGGAACGATTGTTTTTATGCTATCACGAGATGTGCATGAGTATCTTTCTTTTGCGAAACCAACTCTGCTTTACAGCCTTTGCTTTGCCGACGATATGTTACCAAAGGAAATTACAGATGTTTTGTATGCAAAAAACACGGCATTTACAGCTACCTTTAATTCAAAAGAGTGCGAAAATGTAAAACAATGCTTTGAAAAACTTTTGGTAGAAAAAGAGAATAATGAGCAGTATGGCAAACTGCTTGTACAGAGCATTATCACAGAAGTGCTCATTAAAATATTGCGTCAAACCGATAATTCGGATTTAAAAATAGGAAATGCAATTTTGCGAAACGCATTAAAATACATGCGTGAAAATTTCAGACACCCAATCACGCTAATTGAGGTTGCTGATTTTGTGCATGTGACACCGCAATATTTCAGTAAGCTTTTTAAAACAGAAATCAATATCACTTTTCATGAATACCTTCGTAATATGCGCCTTGATTATTCCATGATGCTTTTAAATACAACCAACATGAGTGTTACCGAAATATGCATGGATTGTGGCTTTAATTCCAGTTCCAATTTCACCAAAATTTTTAAAGAACGCTTCGGTGTCCTTCCGAAAGATGTTCACAAAAAATGA